The Linepithema humile isolate Giens D197 chromosome 7, Lhum_UNIL_v1.0, whole genome shotgun sequence genome has a window encoding:
- the LOC105673509 gene encoding ankyrin repeat and BTB/POZ domain-containing protein 2 isoform X4 — translation MNVERPAMDSGGGSGGGGGGGGGGGGGGGGGGGGGGNGCGQQPLFLGSTSAWGGIPGPQQSTVQAAGAPSEPYGGPLSLSICISDSGHEILRPKPRRPSGGNSREIYCPPYSKDFTENSPKNGVHDMVHMIPERDTDSVAPTPTPQHPRHSQHHHLSLHELRALQRRPECTGNSSSDENRSSGHASMSDTGGHTSSSSPPHRHHRAHSPQQLNAVPEDDRLSASVTQRNGRSRSGQSRNRHRATPAKLQVPWSGSGLEDIKLAIQQLTMRSHKSSSTYSSLSGSESSEPAVRRLMRHSSLETINTNVTSADEFVWVDSHNRLVELQQLPWTHHDVLRVLQNGRTREYMEQVSMETIPRLSYLLQRALVRIGRETQRLAKPIGLCSKHEVYSAFKIVLCPALADSCTKACLRAAAMFAVSGDQLKQSKASRSGLQLPVGRFLRWMSDVRLGRMIHEYAAIYLTAGIENLLEEILLQCMPTEPHTTLTATMLEHAIANSGDLWGLLQPYAHLNAGRTASGALAMPRWASVSSLNSSSSSRSGRDAAQSALEPSLLTTCVGSMSELIDLISKVAQAGRCPIPLTTRALHALFYYMRCSQLEHGERGSGIQELAYERAYVVLPPLVEWLRVAAAHAEHRHGLVIDQDDINQAARLLLPGVDCPVRPISSEEIAVCSKRIDDTEYVRLLTLDMAFKMLISGRTDLIVQAMPLLPSAKINTVNDAGFTALMLACINGDESAVTTLLDAGADLNIESPPPVTNSSSNTPSKIPQTSGVSNVRSPINHSAIITPSKTIPNVNVASGSPNNPGAVNPGGSICYAQVAFNAETQHWTALTYTALLGHCNIARILLERGAAVEGGAKLSEDKCTVTPLQAATASGNNEMVALLLAHGAQPFLSTLIKDSFSYSGSAQRGCYSAISVATAHGQRSCLHQLLSHPLNFSAKRGEKEILSLEEILAEGNAGSNPQQQTAEGRGARREGKEPVFNKIQTKALQEAMYHSAESNHLDITMELRGLKVGWTLHCWMHSLATAHEMRLDSIIDQLLQDFLQVCPDDYSTQFVQECLPLLFNIFRYSKDILSFSQKEGTTLLLADIFCTCFGWEPIKPIRDTTLSNGSRIDPKFVNNPELSDVQFRVEGRVFYGHKIVLVTSSPRFRNMLSSKLCEGNPPIVQINDIRYHIFQMVMEFLYHGGCATLEVNQSDVLELMAAANFFQLDGLLRYCEAQCSTMVDLDNIVSMYIHAKVYNAAQLLEYCQGFLLQNMVALLTYDDSVKRLLFAKKLPNHDVLAGLLLTLQSRIKARRSQQQNKIKA, via the exons GCCGAGCGGTGGCAATAGCCGTGAGATATATTGTCCTCCTTACTCGAAGGACTTCACCGAGAATTCGCCGAAAAACGGGGTCCACGATATGGTGCATATGATACCGGAAAGAGACACGGACAGCGTGGCACCCACGCCGACCCCGCAGCATCCGCGTCACTCCCAACACCATCATCTCAGTTTACACGAGCTCCGTGCGCTTCAG AGGCGGCCGGAATGTACCGGTAACAGCTCCTCCGATGAGAATCGGTCGTCCGGACACGCGAGCATGTCGGACACCGGCGGCCACACGAGCAGCAGCTCACCGCCGCATCGTCACCACAGAGCCCACAGTCCTCAGCAGCTGAACGCCGTGCCAGAGGACGACCGACTCTCGGCTTCGGTTACCCAGAGAAACGGCAGAAGCCGATCCGGCCAGAGCCGCAACCGGCACAGAGCTACTCCCGCTAAG TTGCAGGTACCATGGTCGGGTTCCGGTTTAGAGGACATAAAGCTGGCGATTCAACAGCTGACGATGCGCTCGCACAAGTCTTCGTCGACGTATTCCTCGCTGAGCGGCTCGGAGAGCTCGGAGCCGGCGGTGAGGCGGCTGATGCGGCACTCCAGCCTGGAGACGATCAACACCAACGTCACCAGCGCCGACGAGTTTGTCTGGGTGGATTCTCACAATCGTCTGGTGGAACTGCAGCAGCTGCCGTGGACCCACCACGACGTACTGCGCGTCCTTCAGAACGGCCGCACGAGGGAGTACATGGAGCAGGTCTCGATGGAGACGATTCCGCGGCTCTCTTACCTGCTGCAACGCGCGCTAGTCAGAATCGGCCGCGAGACTCAGAGATTAGCGAAACCCATAGGTCTCTGCAGCAAGCACGAGGTGTACAGCGCCTTCAAGATCGTGCTCTGCCCTGCTCTGGCGGATTCCTGCACCAAG GCTTGCCTTCGAGCTGCCGCGATGTTCGCTGTATCTGGCGATCAGCTGAAACAATCGAAGGCGTCTCGTTCAGGGCTACAATTGCCGGTCGGACGTTTCTTGCGCTGGATGTCCGACGTGAGGCTCGGGCGTATGATACACGAGTACGCCGCTATATATTTGACGGCTGGAATCGAGAATCTTCTCGAGGAAATACTGCTGCAGTGTATGCCGACTGAACCGCATACAACCCTCACAGCGACGATGTTGGAGCACGCTATAGCCAACAGCGGCGACTTATGGGGTCTGTTGCAGCCGTACGCGCATCTCAATGCCGGTCGAACGGCATCAG gcGCTCTCGCGATGCCTCGTTGGGCGAGTGTAAGTTCCTTAAactcatcgtcgtcgtcgcgtaGCGGACGAGACGCGGCCCAGTCAGCTCTGGAACCGTCGTTGCTTACGACATGCGTGGGATCAATGTCCGAATTAATAGATTTGATTTCCAAGGTAGCGCAGGCGGGACGTTGCCCCATACCGCTTACAACGAGAGCGTTGCATGCTCTGTTTTACTACATGAGATGTTCACAG CTGGAGCACGGTGAACGCGGATCAGGAATACAGGAGTTGGCATACGAGCGAGCTTACGTGGTGCTGCCACCCTTAGTAGAATGGCTACGGGTAGCTGCAGCACACGCGGAGCACAGACATGGTCTCGTCATTGATCAAGACGACATCAATCAAGCTGCCCGATTACTGTTGCCTGGCGTGGACTGCCCCGTTCGACCGATAAG CTCCGAGGAGATCGCAGTATGCTCAAAGCGCATCGACGATACCGAATACGTTCGGTTGTTAACGCTAGACATGGCCTTCAAGATGTTGATCAGCGGACGAACCGATCTCATAGTTCAAGCAATGCCGTTGCTGCCTTCGGCGAAGATTAACACGGTAAACGACGCTGGATTCACCGCTTTGATGCTGGCGTGCATCAACGGCGACGAGTCGGCCGTAACAACTCTGCTGGATGCCGGGGCGGACTTGAATATCGAGAGTCCGCCGCCCGTGACGAATTCATCGTCGAATACACCTTCCAAGATCCCGCAAACATCCGGCGTGTCAAATGTTAGGAGTCCAATTAATCATTCGGCGATAATAACGCCGAGTAAAACGATACCGAATGTGAACGTAGCATCCGGTAGTCCGAACAATCCCGGCGCTGTCAACCCCGGCGGAAGCATATGCTACGCGCAAGTAGCCTTCAACGCAGAGACGCAACATTGGACCGCTTTGACCTACACAGCTCTATTGGGTCACTGCAACATCGCCAGAATATTGCTGGAGAGAGGTGCCGCGGTGGAAGGCGGTGCGAAACTCAGCGAGGACAAATGCACCGTCACGCCTCTGCAAGCAGCCACGGCGTCGGGGAATAACGAGATGGTGGCTTTACTCTTGGCGCATGGGGCGCAGCCCTTCCTATCCACTCTGATCAAGGACTCGTTCTCCTACTCTGGTTCCGCACAACGTGGTTGTTACAG cgCGATCTCGGTGGCGACGGCGCATGGCCAGAGAAGCTGTCTTCATCAGCTGCTATCGCATCCACTCAACTTCTCGGCGAagcgaggagagaaagagatattaTCTTTGGAAGAGATATTGGCAGAAGGTAACGCCGGCAGTAATCCTCAACAGCAGACTGCCGAAGGAAGAGGAGCTCGCAGAGAAGGCAAAGAACCGGTATTTAATAAGATACAAACAAAGGCGCTGCAAGAGGCAATGTATCATAGCGCGGAAAGCAATCATTTAG ATATTACTATGGAACTTCGTGGACTAAAAGTAGGCTGGACCCTGCACTGCTGGATGCACAGTCTCGCGACAGCCCATGAGATGCGATTGGACTCGATTATAGATCAATTGCTTCAGGATTTTCTTCAAGTCTGCCCGGACGATTATTCCACGCAATTCGTGCAGGAGTGTCTACCGCTTTTGttcaatatatttagatatagtAAG GACATACTATCATTTTCACAGAAGGAAGGCACAACGCTTTTGCTCGCTGATATATTCTGCACATGTTTCGGTTGGGAACCGATCAAGCCGATTAGAGATACTACACTGTCGAACGGATCGAGGATCGACCCGAAATTTGTGAACAATCCTGAACTGAGCGATGTACAATTTAGAGTCGAAGGTCGCGTTTTCTACGGTCACAAGATCGTGTTAGTCACGTCTTCCCCAAGGTTTAGGAATATGTTAAGTTCCAAATTATGCGAAGGTAATCCTCCAATTGTGCAGATTAACGACATAAGGTATCACATATTTCAG ATGGTTATGGAATTTCTTTACCACGGCGGTTGCGCCACTTTAGAAGTTAATCAAAGCGATGTCCTGGAATTAATGGCAGCAGCCAATTTCTTTCAACTCGATGGCTTGCTCAGATATTGCGAGGCGCAGTGTTCTACAATGGTGGATCTTGACAATATCGTTTCTATGTATATTCACGCTaag GTGTATAATGCGGCGCAGCTCTTGGAGTACTGTCAAGGATTTCTGCTGCAAAATATGGTAGCACTCCTGACATACGATGATTCAGTTAAGCGTTTGTTATTTGCGAAAAAGTTACCGAATCACGACGTCCTCGCGGGCTTGTTACTCACATTGCAATCGCGGATAAAAGCCAGACGATCTCAGCAACAAAACAAGATAAAAGCTTAG
- the LOC105673509 gene encoding ankyrin repeat and BTB/POZ domain-containing protein 2 isoform X5 codes for MVHMIPERDTDSVAPTPTPQHPRHSQHHHLSLHELRALQRRPECTGNSSSDENRSSGHASMSDTGGHTSSSSPPHRHHRAHSPQQLNAVPEDDRLSASVTQRNGRSRSGQSRNRHRATPAKLQVPWSGSGLEDIKLAIQQLTMRSHKSSSTYSSLSGSESSEPAVRRLMRHSSLETINTNVTSADEFVWVDSHNRLVELQQLPWTHHDVLRVLQNGRTREYMEQVSMETIPRLSYLLQRALVRIGRETQRLAKPIGLCSKHEVYSAFKIVLCPALADSCTKACLRAAAMFAVSGDQLKQSKASRSGLQLPVGRFLRWMSDVRLGRMIHEYAAIYLTAGIENLLEEILLQCMPTEPHTTLTATMLEHAIANSGDLWGLLQPYAHLNAGRTASGALAMPRWASVSSLNSSSSSRSGRDAAQSALEPSLLTTCVGSMSELIDLISKVAQAGRCPIPLTTRALHALFYYMRCSQLEHGERGSGIQELAYERAYVVLPPLVEWLRVAAAHAEHRHGLVIDQDDINQAARLLLPGVDCPVRPISSEEIAVCSKRIDDTEYVRLLTLDMAFKMLISGRTDLIVQAMPLLPSAKINTVNDAGFTALMLACINGDESAVTTLLDAGADLNIESPPPVTNSSSNTPSKIPQTSGVSNVRSPINHSAIITPSKTIPNVNVASGSPNNPGAVNPGGSICYAQVAFNAETQHWTALTYTALLGHCNIARILLERGAAVEGGAKLSEDKCTVTPLQAATASGNNEMVALLLAHGAQPFLSTLIKDSFSYSGSAQRGCYSAISVATAHGQRSCLHQLLSHPLNFSAKRGEKEILSLEEILAEGNAGSNPQQQTAEGRGARREGKEPVFNKIQTKALQEAMYHSAESNHLDITMELRGLKVGWTLHCWMHSLATAHEMRLDSIIDQLLQDFLQVCPDDYSTQFVQECLPLLFNIFRYSKDILSFSQKEGTTLLLADIFCTCFGWEPIKPIRDTTLSNGSRIDPKFVNNPELSDVQFRVEGRVFYGHKIVLVTSSPRFRNMLSSKLCEGNPPIVQINDIRYHIFQMVMEFLYHGGCATLEVNQSDVLELMAAANFFQLDGLLRYCEAQCSTMVDLDNIVSMYIHAKVYNAAQLLEYCQGFLLQNMVALLTYDDSVKRLLFAKKLPNHDVLAGLLLTLQSRIKARRSQQQNKIKA; via the exons ATGGTGCATATGATACCGGAAAGAGACACGGACAGCGTGGCACCCACGCCGACCCCGCAGCATCCGCGTCACTCCCAACACCATCATCTCAGTTTACACGAGCTCCGTGCGCTTCAG AGGCGGCCGGAATGTACCGGTAACAGCTCCTCCGATGAGAATCGGTCGTCCGGACACGCGAGCATGTCGGACACCGGCGGCCACACGAGCAGCAGCTCACCGCCGCATCGTCACCACAGAGCCCACAGTCCTCAGCAGCTGAACGCCGTGCCAGAGGACGACCGACTCTCGGCTTCGGTTACCCAGAGAAACGGCAGAAGCCGATCCGGCCAGAGCCGCAACCGGCACAGAGCTACTCCCGCTAAG TTGCAGGTACCATGGTCGGGTTCCGGTTTAGAGGACATAAAGCTGGCGATTCAACAGCTGACGATGCGCTCGCACAAGTCTTCGTCGACGTATTCCTCGCTGAGCGGCTCGGAGAGCTCGGAGCCGGCGGTGAGGCGGCTGATGCGGCACTCCAGCCTGGAGACGATCAACACCAACGTCACCAGCGCCGACGAGTTTGTCTGGGTGGATTCTCACAATCGTCTGGTGGAACTGCAGCAGCTGCCGTGGACCCACCACGACGTACTGCGCGTCCTTCAGAACGGCCGCACGAGGGAGTACATGGAGCAGGTCTCGATGGAGACGATTCCGCGGCTCTCTTACCTGCTGCAACGCGCGCTAGTCAGAATCGGCCGCGAGACTCAGAGATTAGCGAAACCCATAGGTCTCTGCAGCAAGCACGAGGTGTACAGCGCCTTCAAGATCGTGCTCTGCCCTGCTCTGGCGGATTCCTGCACCAAG GCTTGCCTTCGAGCTGCCGCGATGTTCGCTGTATCTGGCGATCAGCTGAAACAATCGAAGGCGTCTCGTTCAGGGCTACAATTGCCGGTCGGACGTTTCTTGCGCTGGATGTCCGACGTGAGGCTCGGGCGTATGATACACGAGTACGCCGCTATATATTTGACGGCTGGAATCGAGAATCTTCTCGAGGAAATACTGCTGCAGTGTATGCCGACTGAACCGCATACAACCCTCACAGCGACGATGTTGGAGCACGCTATAGCCAACAGCGGCGACTTATGGGGTCTGTTGCAGCCGTACGCGCATCTCAATGCCGGTCGAACGGCATCAG gcGCTCTCGCGATGCCTCGTTGGGCGAGTGTAAGTTCCTTAAactcatcgtcgtcgtcgcgtaGCGGACGAGACGCGGCCCAGTCAGCTCTGGAACCGTCGTTGCTTACGACATGCGTGGGATCAATGTCCGAATTAATAGATTTGATTTCCAAGGTAGCGCAGGCGGGACGTTGCCCCATACCGCTTACAACGAGAGCGTTGCATGCTCTGTTTTACTACATGAGATGTTCACAG CTGGAGCACGGTGAACGCGGATCAGGAATACAGGAGTTGGCATACGAGCGAGCTTACGTGGTGCTGCCACCCTTAGTAGAATGGCTACGGGTAGCTGCAGCACACGCGGAGCACAGACATGGTCTCGTCATTGATCAAGACGACATCAATCAAGCTGCCCGATTACTGTTGCCTGGCGTGGACTGCCCCGTTCGACCGATAAG CTCCGAGGAGATCGCAGTATGCTCAAAGCGCATCGACGATACCGAATACGTTCGGTTGTTAACGCTAGACATGGCCTTCAAGATGTTGATCAGCGGACGAACCGATCTCATAGTTCAAGCAATGCCGTTGCTGCCTTCGGCGAAGATTAACACGGTAAACGACGCTGGATTCACCGCTTTGATGCTGGCGTGCATCAACGGCGACGAGTCGGCCGTAACAACTCTGCTGGATGCCGGGGCGGACTTGAATATCGAGAGTCCGCCGCCCGTGACGAATTCATCGTCGAATACACCTTCCAAGATCCCGCAAACATCCGGCGTGTCAAATGTTAGGAGTCCAATTAATCATTCGGCGATAATAACGCCGAGTAAAACGATACCGAATGTGAACGTAGCATCCGGTAGTCCGAACAATCCCGGCGCTGTCAACCCCGGCGGAAGCATATGCTACGCGCAAGTAGCCTTCAACGCAGAGACGCAACATTGGACCGCTTTGACCTACACAGCTCTATTGGGTCACTGCAACATCGCCAGAATATTGCTGGAGAGAGGTGCCGCGGTGGAAGGCGGTGCGAAACTCAGCGAGGACAAATGCACCGTCACGCCTCTGCAAGCAGCCACGGCGTCGGGGAATAACGAGATGGTGGCTTTACTCTTGGCGCATGGGGCGCAGCCCTTCCTATCCACTCTGATCAAGGACTCGTTCTCCTACTCTGGTTCCGCACAACGTGGTTGTTACAG cgCGATCTCGGTGGCGACGGCGCATGGCCAGAGAAGCTGTCTTCATCAGCTGCTATCGCATCCACTCAACTTCTCGGCGAagcgaggagagaaagagatattaTCTTTGGAAGAGATATTGGCAGAAGGTAACGCCGGCAGTAATCCTCAACAGCAGACTGCCGAAGGAAGAGGAGCTCGCAGAGAAGGCAAAGAACCGGTATTTAATAAGATACAAACAAAGGCGCTGCAAGAGGCAATGTATCATAGCGCGGAAAGCAATCATTTAG ATATTACTATGGAACTTCGTGGACTAAAAGTAGGCTGGACCCTGCACTGCTGGATGCACAGTCTCGCGACAGCCCATGAGATGCGATTGGACTCGATTATAGATCAATTGCTTCAGGATTTTCTTCAAGTCTGCCCGGACGATTATTCCACGCAATTCGTGCAGGAGTGTCTACCGCTTTTGttcaatatatttagatatagtAAG GACATACTATCATTTTCACAGAAGGAAGGCACAACGCTTTTGCTCGCTGATATATTCTGCACATGTTTCGGTTGGGAACCGATCAAGCCGATTAGAGATACTACACTGTCGAACGGATCGAGGATCGACCCGAAATTTGTGAACAATCCTGAACTGAGCGATGTACAATTTAGAGTCGAAGGTCGCGTTTTCTACGGTCACAAGATCGTGTTAGTCACGTCTTCCCCAAGGTTTAGGAATATGTTAAGTTCCAAATTATGCGAAGGTAATCCTCCAATTGTGCAGATTAACGACATAAGGTATCACATATTTCAG ATGGTTATGGAATTTCTTTACCACGGCGGTTGCGCCACTTTAGAAGTTAATCAAAGCGATGTCCTGGAATTAATGGCAGCAGCCAATTTCTTTCAACTCGATGGCTTGCTCAGATATTGCGAGGCGCAGTGTTCTACAATGGTGGATCTTGACAATATCGTTTCTATGTATATTCACGCTaag GTGTATAATGCGGCGCAGCTCTTGGAGTACTGTCAAGGATTTCTGCTGCAAAATATGGTAGCACTCCTGACATACGATGATTCAGTTAAGCGTTTGTTATTTGCGAAAAAGTTACCGAATCACGACGTCCTCGCGGGCTTGTTACTCACATTGCAATCGCGGATAAAAGCCAGACGATCTCAGCAACAAAACAAGATAAAAGCTTAG
- the Syx13 gene encoding syntaxin-12 yields the protein MAQRPQNYGSTDQRVDVPEIGFSPTELYSLSENITTNIYTINTSWKTLERAFKNIGTSKDNQGLRDKVHVTQLSTNQVVTQTSKDIARLTVLMRRGDKQQKLQIEKLTTDFKDALQRYSDMQKSIAEKMKRHILAMTNIENSMDGEDAEETQRLLQAQEQEHRATQRTLEFQQGLLLEREDRIKRIEGDILDVNQIMRELAALVHQQGDTIDTIDNHIENIHGNVELGAQELVKGSNYQSKFRRKVYLLLLIVIIIAIVLTVTLVIKLS from the exons atggCTCAGCGTCCTCAGAATTATGGATCTACGGATCAACGGGTGGATGTACCTGAAATAGGATTTAGTCCTACTGAACTTTACAGCCTCAGTGAAAATATTACTACtaacatatatacaattaacACAAGCTGGAAAACTTTGGAAAGGGCTTTTAAAAACATTGGAACCAGCAAGGATAATCAAGGTTTAAGAGACAAAGT ACATGTAACACAATTGAGTACCAATCAGGTGGTTACACAGACAAGCAAAGATATAGCTAGACTGACAGTATTGATGAGGCGTGGAGATAAGCAGCAGAAGttacaaattgaaaaactCACGACAGATTTTAAAGATGCATTACAAAGATATTCCGATATGCAAAAG tcGATTGCGGAGAAGATGAAGAGACATATTTTAGCTATGACtaatatagaaaattctaTGGATGGAGAGGATGCAGAAGAGACACAGCGCCTGCTTCAGGCACAGGAACAAGAACATAGGGCTACACAAAG GACACTCGAATTTCAACAAGGACTACTACTGGAGAGAGAAGATAGGATAAAACGAATTGAGGGAGACATTTTGGATGTGAATCAAATCATGCGTGAACTCGCGGCACTGGTGCATCAGCAAGGTGATACTATTG ATACAATCGACAACCATATAGAGAATATACACGGCAATGTCGAGCTGGGAGCACAGGAATTGGTGAAGGGAAGTAATTACCAAAGTAAATTTCGTCGAAAAGTTTACCTGTTGTTGTTAATCGTGATTATAATTGCCATTGTATTAACTGTTACTCTAGTCATTAAATTAAGTTAG